In one Melospiza melodia melodia isolate bMelMel2 chromosome 5, bMelMel2.pri, whole genome shotgun sequence genomic region, the following are encoded:
- the ASB5 gene encoding ankyrin repeat and SOCS box protein 5 isoform X2, whose protein sequence is MTTNAAVQRSQNLPKRRLESVGECPAKRKAGWGILTSQGSWADRSPLHEAASQGRLLSLKTLLSQGYNVDTLTIDQVTPLHEACLGDHVGCARILLEAGANVNATTIDGVTPLFNACSRGSAACAELLLQYGAKAQWESCLPSPTHEAASRGHSECLEVLISWGIDVDQDLPHLGTPLYVACVSQQIHCIRKLLYAGANVQKGKHLQTPLHAAAQHSSTEIVNLLLEFGADINAKNSDFERPVDLAAPSSLVERLLLFHEATPSSLCQLCRLCIRNYIGRARLHLVPQLQLPTILKNFLQYR, encoded by the exons ATGACAACAAACGCTGCTGTGCAGAGGAGCCAGAATCTCCCCAAAAGACGCCTAGAAAGTGTAGGGGAGTGCCCTGCAAAACGGAAAGCTGGCTGGGGCATTCTGACCAGCCAAG GTTCTTGGGCAGATCGCTCACCTCTGCATGAGGCAGCCAGCCAAGGACGTCTTCTTTCTCTGAAGACTTTATTGTCACAG GGGTACAATGTAGACACACTAACAATTGACCAAGTAACTCCACTCCATGAAGCCTGCCTGGGAGACCATGTAGGATGTGCAAGAATCCTCCTTGAAGCAGGAGCAAAC GTAAATGCTACAACAATTGATGGAGTGACACCTTTATTTAATGCCTGTTCGAGAGGCAGTGCAGCATGTGCTGAGCTCCTGTTACAGTACGGTGCCAAAGCTCAGTGGGAGTCCTGTCTGCCATCACCAACACATGAAGCAGCCAGCAGAG GTCACAGTGAATGTCTGGAGGTGCTCATATCCTGGGGTATAGATGTTGACCAAGATCTTCCTCATTTAGGAACACCTCTGTATGTAGCTTGTGTTTCACAGCAGATCCATTGCATTCGAAAGCTTCTTTATGCAG GTGCCAACGTGCAGAAGGGAAAGCATTTGCAAACCCCACTCCATGCTGCTGCCCAGCATTCTAGTACAGAGATTGTAAACTTACTCCTCGAATTTGGGGCAGACATAAATGCCAAAAATTCAGATTTTGAGAGGCCTGTTGATTTAGCTGCCCCAAGCAGTTTAGTGGAGAGACTGCTGCTCTTCCACGAAG CCACACCATCTTCTCTTTGTCAGCTCTGCCGACTATGTATCCGAAATTACATAGGAAGAGCTAGACTGCATCTTGTTCCACAACTCCAGTTGCCAACAATACTTAAGAATTTCTTACAGTATAGATAA
- the ASB5 gene encoding ankyrin repeat and SOCS box protein 5 isoform X3 produces the protein MSRIYNCNWLEVPWGDGDLGSWADRSPLHEAASQGRLLSLKTLLSQGYNVDTLTIDQVTPLHEACLGDHVGCARILLEAGANVNATTIDGVTPLFNACSRGSAACAELLLQYGAKAQWESCLPSPTHEAASRGHSECLEVLISWGIDVDQDLPHLGTPLYVACVSQQIHCIRKLLYAGANVQKGKHLQTPLHAAAQHSSTEIVNLLLEFGADINAKNSDFERPVDLAAPSSLVERLLLFHEATPSSLCQLCRLCIRNYIGRARLHLVPQLQLPTILKNFLQYR, from the exons ATGAGTAGGATTTATAATTGCAATTGGCTGGAAGTGCCATGGGGAGATGGAGATTTAG GTTCTTGGGCAGATCGCTCACCTCTGCATGAGGCAGCCAGCCAAGGACGTCTTCTTTCTCTGAAGACTTTATTGTCACAG GGGTACAATGTAGACACACTAACAATTGACCAAGTAACTCCACTCCATGAAGCCTGCCTGGGAGACCATGTAGGATGTGCAAGAATCCTCCTTGAAGCAGGAGCAAAC GTAAATGCTACAACAATTGATGGAGTGACACCTTTATTTAATGCCTGTTCGAGAGGCAGTGCAGCATGTGCTGAGCTCCTGTTACAGTACGGTGCCAAAGCTCAGTGGGAGTCCTGTCTGCCATCACCAACACATGAAGCAGCCAGCAGAG GTCACAGTGAATGTCTGGAGGTGCTCATATCCTGGGGTATAGATGTTGACCAAGATCTTCCTCATTTAGGAACACCTCTGTATGTAGCTTGTGTTTCACAGCAGATCCATTGCATTCGAAAGCTTCTTTATGCAG GTGCCAACGTGCAGAAGGGAAAGCATTTGCAAACCCCACTCCATGCTGCTGCCCAGCATTCTAGTACAGAGATTGTAAACTTACTCCTCGAATTTGGGGCAGACATAAATGCCAAAAATTCAGATTTTGAGAGGCCTGTTGATTTAGCTGCCCCAAGCAGTTTAGTGGAGAGACTGCTGCTCTTCCACGAAG CCACACCATCTTCTCTTTGTCAGCTCTGCCGACTATGTATCCGAAATTACATAGGAAGAGCTAGACTGCATCTTGTTCCACAACTCCAGTTGCCAACAATACTTAAGAATTTCTTACAGTATAGATAA